AATTGGCTCACATCAATGACCGTGCTTTAAAACCGTATTATTATAATTAAAACCGACCGATAATTAAAGTCAGCTAATAATTTGGGCTGCAGTCACCGGCGCTTGATTGCTCCGTCAATCACTATTTTAATATCTCGATAATTCGATATTTGAGTACTCCTGAAGGGGCCGTCACTTCCAGCGCTTCGCCGGCTTCTTTATTGAAAAGTGCCTGCCCCATCGGTGAACTAAGTGAGATCTTACCCTGCTGGATATTGGCCTCTTTGGAGCTGACCAGCGTGTACTGTATTCTCTCGCCTGATTCCACGAAAGATATAATAACCGTATCCCCCATCGTTATTCTGTGGCTTTTCTCCTCCGGCGACTCGATCACTTTAGCGCGCTTCAGCGTGTTCTCCAGGTCGCGTATCTGTCCCTCGACATGGCCCTGTTTTTCGCGCGCAGCCTCCAGCGGCGCGTTTTCGCGGAAGTCTTTGTCCGCCGCAGCCCTTCTTAACTCCTCACTGATCTTCGGCCTCTCTTCTTTCAGCGCATCCAGCTTCCGCTTCAATTCCTCATGCCCTTCCCTGGTGAGAATTATGGGTTCCTCGACTTTAACTGCACCCGGTGTTTGTTGTCTGACGGACGGCTTTTTCACCCTGATATGCGGCGCCAGATTGGACGAAGTCATGCCCTGTTTATAGCAGAATGATAGAAAAGCCTTTATAGTGTTGAGATGTTCTATAGTCTGGGAAGTACCTGAGTGGAATTGTTCGGAATAGCTGGACGTTGCCTGTCCGGTCAGGTCGATGATGGGTCTGTCCAGGCCATACCAGCGTGTGAATTTAAGCAGTTCCTGCTGAGTCCCCGGGGCTGATTCGGTTGATACAGTTGAGAGGAACCGGGTGGCAGCTTCGCCGAGACTGGTTCCAGGATTGACTGGCAATGGCTTTTGTTTCGAGGGCATTTTTCGCTAAACCGGTAAATATTAATACGGCATCGAGCAAGTTGTCAATCTTATTAACAGGCTGGATTGAGCTTTAGCAACCTGTGCGGTTTGACGGGTTACATACCCGCAAAGAAGCTGTAGCCGATTAATTTATACGCCAGTTTGGCGGCTGTAAAGGAGCAAGAAGCAGGCCCCTGATCGGGGCAAAGCTCCACCAGGTCAAATCCCACTATTTTCCTTTTTTCCGCCACAGCCCTCAGCAAACTGAGGATATCACTCCAGCCCATGCCGCCCGGCTCGGGCGTGCCTACCGCAGCCATGATGGAAGGGTCCAGAACGTCAAGGTCGATGGTGATATAGACATTTTTCAACAGTGAATCGATGATATTGGAATGGGACAGGTTGAGACTATTATTATCGACTATGAAAGTTGATAAGCCCCTGGACTTGATAAACTCATGTTCTTCAAGGCTCATACTGCGAATGCCGACCTGTGTCACCGGACATATCTCAAGCGCCCGCCGCATAACGCAGCCGTGCCCGAACTTTGTGCCGAGGTATTGATCGCGCAGGTCGGCATGCGCGTCAAGCTGCAGCACCGAGAAGTCGGCGTACTGCTGGTTATATGCTTTAATCGATCCATAGCTGATAGAGTGTTCGCCGCCCAGCATTACGATAAATTTGTTCGCATCGAGCAGCGATTTTACAGTGCTGTATACACGCTCGGCCATGGCTTCAGGGCTGTCCATAACGGGCTCGATGCCGGGAAGTGTATGTATTCCCATGCTGTAGAGCTCTTTGCCGAGCTCGATATCGTACCATTCCAGATAGTAAGATGCTTCGATGATGGCCCTGGGGCCGTTGCGTGTGCCGCTGTGCCATTCCGTTGTGCCGTCGTAGGGCACGGGCAGCACTGCCACACGGGAGGATTTGTAATCGGAGTGTGGAGAAGGTAGCCCGGCGAAATTGCCCGGTTGGCTCAACAGATGGCTGATTTCGCTCATATCGAGTTGACTTCAAGGACTTCCCGGCATTCTTTGAGCTCTCCCGGCTCCCATTCGCGCCGCACCAGACAACTCCTCATCCTTGTCAATTCGAATTTATCCCGCATATCCCTGATGATACGTTCCGCATCAAAATCCTTGCAGGAGAATACATCGATGTTGATGAAGGCGCGTTCAACGAAGGTGTGCAGGCTTATATGGCTCTCCGCTATAAATACAAGGCCGGATACTCCCCAGTCCTCGGGTTTGGCGCCTGAGTATCTGAATACAATCGGGTCCGATATCTTGGTCATGCCTATCTTACCCGGGTAGGCGTTAAGCAGATCGTGAATGAAGCTCTCATCCTGGAGTATCGTTTTATTTTTTCCAAATCCATCAATTATCAGGTGCATTTTATCTCCTACAGCATGATTTTTCTTAATTCAAACAGGGCGGCGATGGCAGCCCTCTGCTTAATCTGCAGCCGTGTTCCGGGATAGGTCCGCTGGAATGTGTATGTTTTCTTGCCGTCGTCGATTCCTATCAGGATGGTTCCCAGCTTATGGACAGCATCACCATTCTCAATGACGCCGGCCAGTCCGACACCGACTGAAGTATCGAATTCCCGCCTGACTGAAGTGGCCATCTCGCGAACGGCTTCCGGGCTCAGCGGTCCATATCGGGATATCACGTTCTTGTCGATGCCGCATCTTTCTCCCAGCTCAGAGCGGTTAATCACTATACCACATTTAAAAAATTGTGAGCCACCCGGCACATTGGTTATAGTGTTGGCCAGTATGCCGCCGGTATCGGTTTCCATTGTGGAGAGGCTCATATTTTTCTTGATGAATAAATCCGCGATGATCGTCTCAAGCGTATCGGTATCCGTGCCCCAGATATAATCGCCCACGAGGGGACGTATTTCATCGGTGGTGGTTTTTACCAGATGCTTGGCCTGATCCAGGGAATCGGCTTTAGCTGCGATGCGAAGGTGAATGCCGTCGGGCTTGGCGTAAATGCCTACAGTGGGATTACGGGCAAGCAGAAATGACTTCGTAATCTCCCCCAGTTTAGCCTCGCTGAGGCTGAATGTTTTTACGGTGCTGGAATAAATGACAGCTGCGCAGAACTCGCGCTGCAGCCTTGGCGCCACAACGCTCGACCACATCTGCTGCATCTCACCGGGAGGTCCGGGCATTGCGATGATAACGTGTCTGTCTCGCTCCACCCACCAGCCGGGCGCCGTACCACGCGGATTGGGGATGACCTGGCAGGACGGGATAACGGCGGCCTGCTTTATATTGCTCTCAGGCATCTCCATATTGAAATGCTTGAAAAGCTCCTTGAACTGCGCAACCAGTGACTGGTCTATCGATATGGGTTCCTGGAAAAAGTCTGCGATTGCTTCGCGTGTAATGTCATC
This genomic window from Dehalococcoidia bacterium contains:
- the greA gene encoding transcription elongation factor GreA, translating into MPSKQKPLPVNPGTSLGEAATRFLSTVSTESAPGTQQELLKFTRWYGLDRPIIDLTGQATSSYSEQFHSGTSQTIEHLNTIKAFLSFCYKQGMTSSNLAPHIRVKKPSVRQQTPGAVKVEEPIILTREGHEELKRKLDALKEERPKISEELRRAAADKDFRENAPLEAAREKQGHVEGQIRDLENTLKRAKVIESPEEKSHRITMGDTVIISFVESGERIQYTLVSSKEANIQQGKISLSSPMGQALFNKEAGEALEVTAPSGVLKYRIIEILK
- the speB gene encoding agmatinase codes for the protein MSEISHLLSQPGNFAGLPSPHSDYKSSRVAVLPVPYDGTTEWHSGTRNGPRAIIEASYYLEWYDIELGKELYSMGIHTLPGIEPVMDSPEAMAERVYSTVKSLLDANKFIVMLGGEHSISYGSIKAYNQQYADFSVLQLDAHADLRDQYLGTKFGHGCVMRRALEICPVTQVGIRSMSLEEHEFIKSRGLSTFIVDNNSLNLSHSNIIDSLLKNVYITIDLDVLDPSIMAAVGTPEPGGMGWSDILSLLRAVAEKRKIVGFDLVELCPDQGPASCSFTAAKLAYKLIGYSFFAGM
- a CDS encoding S-adenosylmethionine decarboxylase, which produces MHLIIDGFGKNKTILQDESFIHDLLNAYPGKIGMTKISDPIVFRYSGAKPEDWGVSGLVFIAESHISLHTFVERAFINIDVFSCKDFDAERIIRDMRDKFELTRMRSCLVRREWEPGELKECREVLEVNSI
- a CDS encoding CinA family nicotinamide mononucleotide deamidase-related protein encodes the protein MKAEVISIGTELLLGEITDLNAAYLASQLPLLGIDLHFISTVGDNRQRLIETLNHAWQRSDIIITTGGLGPTEDDITREAIADFFQEPISIDQSLVAQFKELFKHFNMEMPESNIKQAAVIPSCQVIPNPRGTAPGWWVERDRHVIIAMPGPPGEMQQMWSSVVAPRLQREFCAAVIYSSTVKTFSLSEAKLGEITKSFLLARNPTVGIYAKPDGIHLRIAAKADSLDQAKHLVKTTTDEIRPLVGDYIWGTDTDTLETIIADLFIKKNMSLSTMETDTGGILANTITNVPGGSQFFKCGIVINRSELGERCGIDKNVISRYGPLSPEAVREMATSVRREFDTSVGVGLAGVIENGDAVHKLGTILIGIDDGKKTYTFQRTYPGTRLQIKQRAAIAALFELRKIML